In one Halorubrum sp. CBA1229 genomic region, the following are encoded:
- a CDS encoding nucleoside deaminase, translating into MTESNESDGDAESDAAGVTDRDREFVDRTIELAREAVERGNTPFGALLVVDGEVVAEARNETRTEGDIAAHPELTLARRAARELDADERARCTMYASTEPCPMCATGVHYARIDRVVFGVAGETLNELTGDVVTVPCVEVIRRAGGETTVEGPIATEAAMALHESFYGDGSAGEG; encoded by the coding sequence ATGACCGAGTCGAACGAGAGCGACGGGGACGCCGAGAGCGACGCCGCAGGCGTGACCGACCGCGACCGCGAGTTCGTCGACCGGACGATCGAGCTCGCGCGCGAGGCGGTGGAGCGGGGGAACACCCCCTTCGGGGCGCTGCTCGTCGTCGACGGGGAGGTCGTCGCCGAGGCGCGCAACGAGACCCGGACCGAGGGCGACATCGCGGCCCACCCGGAGCTGACGCTCGCCCGGCGAGCTGCCCGCGAGCTCGACGCCGACGAGCGCGCGCGCTGCACCATGTACGCCAGCACGGAGCCCTGCCCGATGTGCGCGACGGGGGTCCACTACGCGCGGATCGACCGGGTCGTCTTCGGCGTCGCGGGCGAGACGCTGAACGAGCTCACCGGCGACGTCGTCACCGTCCCCTGCGTGGAGGTGATCCGCCGCGCCGGCGGCGAGACGACCGTCGAGGGGCCGATCGCGACCGAGGCCGCGATGGCGCTCCACGAGTCGTTCTACGGGGACGGATCGGCAGGGGAGGGGTAG
- a CDS encoding BtpA/SgcQ family protein gives MEFEATFGTDAPVIGMVHLPPLPGAPKAPADGARAMRDALDRAATDTRALDRGGVDGIMIENFGDAPFYPDDAPKHVVAAVTRAATAVAAETDLPIGVNVLRNDAEAALSVAAAVDADYIRVNVHTGARVTDQGVVQGKAHETLRLREALGVDVGVFADTDVKHSAPLSATGHSAESFADTAERGLADAVIASGRGTGEATDPEALAAVVDERDAHGLDTPVLVGSGVSAETVGDTLAVADGVIVGTALKEGGETTAPVHPERVAELVARADESR, from the coding sequence ATGGAGTTCGAGGCCACCTTCGGCACGGACGCGCCGGTCATCGGCATGGTACACCTGCCGCCCCTCCCAGGCGCGCCGAAGGCGCCGGCGGACGGCGCCCGCGCGATGCGGGACGCGCTCGACCGCGCCGCGACCGACACCCGCGCGCTCGACCGCGGCGGCGTCGACGGGATCATGATCGAGAACTTCGGCGACGCCCCCTTCTACCCCGACGACGCGCCGAAACACGTCGTCGCGGCAGTCACGCGCGCCGCGACCGCGGTCGCCGCGGAGACCGACCTCCCGATCGGGGTCAACGTCCTCCGGAACGACGCCGAGGCGGCGCTCTCCGTCGCGGCCGCGGTCGACGCCGACTACATTCGCGTGAACGTCCACACCGGCGCCCGCGTCACGGACCAGGGGGTCGTCCAGGGGAAGGCCCACGAGACGCTCCGGCTCCGGGAGGCGCTCGGGGTCGACGTCGGGGTCTTCGCCGACACCGACGTGAAACACTCCGCGCCGCTCTCGGCGACGGGGCACTCCGCGGAGTCGTTCGCCGACACCGCCGAGCGGGGGCTCGCCGACGCCGTGATCGCCTCAGGTCGGGGGACCGGTGAGGCGACCGACCCGGAGGCGCTGGCGGCGGTCGTCGACGAGCGCGACGCGCACGGGCTCGACACGCCGGTCCTCGTCGGGAGCGGAGTCAGCGCCGAGACGGTCGGAGACACCCTCGCCGTCGCCGACGGCGTCATCGTCGGCACGGCGCTCAAGGAGGGCGGCGAGACCACCGCCCCGGTCCACCCGGAGCGAGTCGCCGAACTCGTCGCGCGAGCTGACGAGTCGCGGTGA
- a CDS encoding PHP domain-containing protein — translation MSSVTVSIDTHVHSDESYDGHEPVELILEHAAEIGLDAVVITDHDVIGESKRAAELAPEYGLIGIPGVEVSTAHGHLLAVGVERMPPRRQPYDETIEWIHDRGGVAIVPHPFQRSRHGVRQRNIPVPKPDEDAIPVSDGSRESSPADGDAAAARGEPAELHEVDAVEVFNAWLFTGYRNRRARRFAAKYDYPGVAASDAHHLEYVGRAFTEVEVEGRESIADVTGDDVLDAIRKGTTTVDGRRAPIRMAAKHYVGAAGRKSGYYARTGAVRSATAARRGVAETLSAARVAAIQGTHRAARILSWVT, via the coding sequence GTGTCCAGCGTCACCGTCAGCATCGACACCCACGTCCACTCGGACGAGAGCTACGACGGCCACGAGCCGGTGGAGCTCATCTTAGAGCACGCCGCGGAGATCGGTCTCGACGCGGTCGTGATCACCGACCACGACGTGATCGGCGAGTCGAAGCGGGCGGCCGAACTGGCCCCGGAGTACGGCCTGATCGGAATCCCCGGCGTCGAGGTGTCGACCGCGCACGGCCACCTGCTCGCGGTCGGCGTCGAGCGGATGCCGCCGCGCCGGCAGCCGTACGACGAGACGATCGAGTGGATCCACGACCGCGGTGGGGTCGCGATCGTGCCGCACCCGTTCCAGCGCTCGCGCCACGGCGTCCGCCAGCGGAACATCCCGGTTCCGAAGCCGGACGAGGACGCGATTCCCGTCAGTGACGGGTCGCGGGAGTCGTCGCCCGCCGACGGGGACGCGGCAGCGGCGAGAGGTGAGCCCGCCGAGCTCCACGAAGTCGACGCCGTCGAGGTGTTCAACGCGTGGCTGTTCACCGGGTACCGCAACCGCCGCGCGCGGCGCTTCGCGGCGAAGTACGACTACCCAGGCGTGGCCGCCAGCGACGCGCACCACCTGGAGTACGTGGGGCGAGCCTTCACCGAGGTCGAGGTCGAGGGGCGCGAGTCGATCGCCGACGTCACCGGCGACGACGTCCTCGACGCGATCCGGAAGGGGACGACCACGGTCGACGGTCGCCGCGCGCCGATCCGGATGGCCGCGAAACACTACGTCGGCGCCGCGGGGCGCAAGTCCGGGTACTACGCCCGGACCGGCGCGGTCCGGAGCGCGACCGCGGCGCGGCGCGGGGTCGCCGAGACGCTCTCGGCCGCCCGCGTCGCCGCGATCCAGGGGACGCACCGCGCGGCGCGGATCCTCTCGTGGGTCACCTGA
- a CDS encoding molybdopterin molybdotransferase MoeA, with protein sequence MSHDRREAGFKRRTRVADALATLLDAAEPHGRTESVPLADADGRVVAEPIDAPAPVPSYDRAAMDGYAVRAEDTFGASGRSPAVLRAAGTEAESIAPDEAARVHTGSAVPEGADAVVMIEQVEEIGDEVEAFDAVATGENVGEAGEDVADGQRLFDAGHVLRPSDLGLLKSVGLDAVPVYEPPTVAVIPTGEELVQSDPDPGEVIETNGLTVSQLVERWGGEARYRDVVTDDEDALAAAVEADLDADVVVTTGGSSVGERDLIPEVVDGLGEVLVHGVALKPGHPVCLGVADDTPVVSLPGYPVACIVNAAQFLRPVQKRVGGTTADPFPTRRAVLDRKVPSEPGTRTFARVALSEGGGGVEGEDADERADESADGGGGETNLPAATPTRASGSGILSSVALADGWVVVPEPREGLDAGEVVDVELWEVTP encoded by the coding sequence ATGAGCCACGACAGACGCGAGGCCGGCTTCAAGCGGCGGACCCGCGTCGCGGACGCGCTGGCGACGCTGCTCGACGCCGCCGAGCCCCACGGCCGGACCGAGTCGGTGCCGCTCGCCGACGCCGACGGCCGAGTCGTCGCCGAGCCGATCGACGCGCCGGCGCCGGTCCCGAGCTACGACCGAGCGGCGATGGACGGGTACGCGGTCCGCGCCGAGGACACCTTCGGCGCGTCCGGCCGGTCGCCGGCGGTGCTCCGTGCCGCCGGCACCGAGGCCGAGTCGATCGCGCCGGACGAGGCCGCGCGGGTCCACACGGGCAGCGCGGTCCCGGAGGGCGCCGACGCGGTCGTGATGATCGAGCAGGTCGAGGAGATCGGCGACGAGGTGGAGGCGTTCGACGCGGTCGCGACCGGCGAGAACGTCGGCGAGGCCGGCGAGGACGTCGCGGACGGGCAGCGCCTCTTCGACGCGGGCCACGTCCTCCGCCCCTCCGACCTCGGCCTCCTGAAGTCGGTCGGGCTCGACGCGGTCCCCGTGTACGAGCCGCCGACCGTCGCCGTGATCCCGACCGGCGAGGAGCTGGTCCAATCCGACCCGGACCCCGGCGAGGTGATCGAGACGAACGGCCTGACCGTCTCGCAGCTGGTCGAGCGCTGGGGCGGCGAGGCGCGCTACCGCGACGTTGTCACCGACGACGAAGACGCGCTCGCGGCCGCGGTCGAGGCCGACCTCGACGCCGACGTGGTCGTCACTACCGGCGGATCGTCGGTCGGCGAGCGCGACCTGATCCCCGAGGTCGTCGACGGGCTCGGCGAGGTGCTGGTCCACGGCGTCGCGCTGAAGCCGGGGCACCCGGTCTGTCTCGGCGTCGCCGACGACACCCCGGTCGTCTCGCTGCCCGGCTACCCGGTGGCCTGCATCGTCAACGCCGCGCAGTTCCTCCGACCCGTCCAGAAGCGCGTGGGCGGGACGACCGCGGACCCGTTCCCGACGCGGCGCGCGGTCCTCGACCGGAAGGTGCCGAGCGAGCCCGGGACGCGGACGTTCGCGCGGGTGGCGCTCTCGGAGGGAGGAGGCGGCGTCGAGGGTGAAGACGCCGACGAGAGAGCCGACGAGTCGGCCGACGGCGGCGGGGGCGAAACGAACCTCCCCGCCGCGACGCCGACCCGCGCGAGCGGCTCCGGCATCCTCTCGAGCGTCGCGCTCGCCGACGGCTGGGTCGTGGTGCCGGAGCCGCGGGAGGGGCTCGACGCGGGCGAGGTCGTTGACGTCGAGCTCTGGGAGGTGACGCCGTGA
- a CDS encoding carbohydrate kinase family protein — MSDAPSIVAVGAAAIDEWYAVSNLPEPDGGAFASEVTSAFGGVGANVAVALDGLDRDVGLVSRVGDDEYGRRAREYLAATGVDASRVRVGDDPSTRSLILSAPDGERAIVTTGDSFRELRLDPADREAIAAAAVVFLTGYTPDAVSRDVLDVVESTPDPPALVFDLSGPVEELVGRGTEPDTVRRLLHRADLFVAGDVAAAAYFGGEAAAVDRIAAAQRARVDAADGVRGAGDPADDWPRAVLTHGADGMTVVADGDVRRFDAFDVDVVDATGAGDAFVAGLIDRWVAGEGEGNAATAGNGPLADGVRFAAAVAAINCTERFAQGGLPTREEVERFIAARE, encoded by the coding sequence ATGAGCGACGCCCCCTCCATCGTCGCGGTCGGCGCCGCGGCGATAGACGAGTGGTACGCCGTCAGCAACCTCCCGGAACCGGACGGCGGCGCGTTCGCGAGCGAGGTGACGTCCGCGTTCGGCGGCGTGGGCGCGAACGTCGCCGTCGCGCTCGACGGACTCGACCGCGACGTTGGCCTCGTCAGCCGCGTCGGCGACGACGAGTACGGCCGCCGCGCCCGCGAGTACCTCGCGGCCACCGGCGTGGACGCCTCGCGCGTGCGGGTCGGCGACGACCCGTCGACCCGCTCTCTCATCCTCAGCGCGCCGGACGGCGAGCGCGCGATCGTCACGACCGGCGACAGCTTCCGCGAGCTCCGGCTCGACCCCGCCGACAGGGAGGCGATCGCGGCGGCCGCCGTCGTCTTCCTCACCGGCTACACTCCCGACGCGGTCTCGCGCGACGTTCTTGATGTCGTCGAGTCGACCCCCGACCCGCCGGCGCTCGTCTTCGACCTCTCCGGGCCGGTCGAGGAGCTCGTCGGCCGCGGCACCGAGCCGGACACGGTCCGCCGGCTCCTCCACCGCGCGGACCTGTTCGTCGCCGGCGACGTCGCCGCCGCGGCTTACTTCGGCGGCGAGGCGGCCGCAGTCGACCGGATCGCGGCCGCACAGCGGGCGCGGGTCGACGCGGCTGACGGGGTCCGAGGTGCCGGCGACCCGGCCGACGACTGGCCCCGCGCCGTCCTCACGCACGGCGCCGACGGGATGACGGTCGTCGCCGACGGCGACGTCCGGCGGTTCGACGCCTTCGACGTCGACGTGGTCGACGCGACGGGCGCGGGCGACGCGTTCGTCGCCGGCCTGATCGACCGGTGGGTCGCGGGGGAGGGCGAGGGCAACGCCGCGACCGCTGGCAACGGGCCCCTCGCCGACGGCGTCCGATTCGCGGCCGCGGTCGCCGCGATCAACTGCACGGAGCGGTTCGCGCAGGGCGGGCTCCCGACCCGCGAGGAGGTCGAGCGGTTCATCGCGGCGCGGGAGTGA
- a CDS encoding zf-TFIIB domain-containing protein, which yields MSLDCPRCGSTLSTFALGGATAVACDDCGYAGVEADHSGEPRLVESWEEAFARFQEQHD from the coding sequence GTGTCACTCGACTGCCCGCGCTGCGGATCGACCCTGTCCACGTTCGCGCTCGGCGGGGCGACGGCGGTCGCCTGCGACGACTGCGGCTACGCCGGCGTCGAGGCCGACCACTCGGGCGAGCCGCGGCTCGTCGAGAGCTGGGAGGAGGCGTTCGCGCGCTTCCAGGAGCAACACGACTGA
- a CDS encoding molybdopterin biosynthesis protein → MSDRKEFRDLATPEAAHAAIESLDLSPEPETVPLEDARGRVLAERIDAAIDVPGFDRASMDGYAVRARDTFGADEADPAELDLVGSVHAGAAPAVTVAPGTCAEISTGAVMPEGADAVVMVERTDELDAERDDPDAEEDEDEPDRIAIRTAVAPGDHVMSAGADIAAGARALGPGTRLTPREIGLLSALGVDEVPVEGKPRVGIVSTGDELVRPGEALDPSRGEIYDVNSTTIAAGVEEAGGEPVLYPHAGDDYEEMERLLRRAADECDLVLSSGSTSASAVDVIYRVIEERGELLLHGVAVKPGKPMLVGRLDRGGSDAALESDRTGESAYVGLPGYPVSALTIFRTFVAPAIREAAGQPEPATATVEGRMAVGERYGEGRMRLMPVGLLDLNDDDRPLVYPVDKGSGATTSLVEADGVVAVDPDTEYLDRGERVTVQLFSPDVRPPTLLGVGEDDPALNRLLDRLERPRYLPVGSREGLRRLRDGVPDVAVVAGPTDREVETVDLGGWTREWGLVVPAGNPADVTGLGAVVDRDLRFVNRPTDSGLRRSLDDALDALADERSASRSELTEATAGYELTVRAFESPARKVITGDADVGLGLRETAERLDCEFVSLGEQSVVVRAAPERADRDAVAALASALDDPADLLDGLAGYSRNSRNEP, encoded by the coding sequence GTGAGCGACCGCAAGGAGTTCCGCGACCTGGCGACGCCCGAGGCCGCGCACGCGGCGATCGAGTCACTCGACCTCTCGCCGGAGCCGGAGACGGTCCCGTTAGAGGACGCCCGCGGCCGCGTCCTCGCGGAGCGGATCGACGCCGCGATCGACGTGCCCGGCTTCGACCGGGCCTCGATGGACGGGTACGCGGTCCGGGCCCGCGACACCTTCGGCGCCGACGAGGCTGACCCCGCGGAGCTCGACCTCGTCGGGTCGGTCCACGCCGGCGCCGCCCCAGCGGTGACCGTCGCGCCGGGCACCTGCGCCGAGATCTCCACGGGTGCCGTGATGCCCGAGGGCGCCGACGCCGTGGTGATGGTCGAGCGCACGGACGAGCTGGACGCGGAGAGGGACGACCCCGACGCGGAGGAAGACGAAGACGAGCCCGACCGGATCGCGATCCGGACCGCCGTCGCGCCGGGCGACCACGTGATGAGCGCCGGCGCGGACATCGCGGCCGGCGCCCGCGCGCTCGGTCCGGGAACGCGGCTGACACCCCGCGAGATCGGGCTGCTCTCCGCGCTCGGCGTCGACGAGGTGCCGGTCGAGGGGAAGCCGCGGGTCGGGATCGTCTCGACCGGCGACGAGCTGGTGCGCCCGGGCGAGGCCCTCGACCCCTCGCGCGGGGAGATATACGACGTGAACTCGACGACCATCGCCGCCGGCGTCGAGGAGGCGGGCGGCGAGCCGGTCCTCTACCCGCACGCCGGCGACGACTACGAGGAGATGGAGCGGCTGCTCCGGCGCGCGGCCGACGAGTGCGACCTCGTGCTCTCGTCGGGGTCGACCTCGGCGAGCGCGGTCGACGTCATCTACCGCGTGATCGAGGAGCGCGGCGAGCTGCTGCTCCACGGCGTCGCGGTCAAGCCCGGCAAGCCGATGCTCGTCGGGCGCCTCGACCGCGGCGGGAGCGACGCGGCCCTCGAGAGCGATCGCACCGGCGAGTCGGCATACGTCGGGCTCCCCGGCTATCCCGTGTCGGCGCTCACGATCTTCCGGACGTTCGTCGCGCCCGCGATCCGCGAGGCGGCCGGTCAACCGGAGCCCGCGACGGCGACCGTCGAGGGTCGGATGGCCGTCGGCGAGCGCTACGGCGAGGGGCGCATGCGGCTGATGCCGGTCGGGCTCCTCGACCTGAACGACGACGACCGCCCGCTCGTCTACCCGGTCGACAAGGGCTCCGGGGCGACGACGAGCCTCGTCGAGGCCGACGGGGTCGTCGCCGTCGACCCGGACACGGAGTACCTCGATCGAGGCGAGCGCGTCACGGTGCAGCTGTTCTCGCCGGACGTGCGTCCGCCGACCCTGCTCGGCGTCGGCGAGGACGACCCGGCGCTCAACCGCCTGCTCGACCGGTTGGAGCGCCCGCGGTACCTGCCGGTCGGGTCCCGCGAGGGGCTCCGGCGGCTGCGCGACGGCGTCCCGGACGTGGCGGTCGTCGCGGGACCGACGGATCGAGAGGTCGAAACGGTCGATCTGGGCGGCTGGACCCGCGAGTGGGGGCTCGTCGTTCCCGCCGGCAACCCGGCCGACGTGACGGGGCTCGGCGCGGTCGTGGACCGCGACCTGCGGTTCGTCAACCGTCCGACCGACTCCGGGCTCCGCCGGAGTCTCGACGACGCGCTCGACGCGCTCGCCGACGAGCGGTCGGCGTCGCGGAGCGAGCTGACGGAGGCGACCGCGGGCTACGAGCTGACCGTGCGAGCGTTCGAGAGCCCGGCGCGGAAGGTGATCACCGGCGACGCCGACGTCGGGCTCGGCCTCCGCGAGACGGCGGAGCGGCTCGACTGCGAGTTCGTGTCGCTGGGCGAGCAGTCCGTCGTCGTGCGCGCGGCGCCGGAGCGGGCCGACCGCGACGCGGTGGCGGCGCTCGCGAGCGCGCTCGACGACCCCGCCGACCTCCTCGACGGCCTCGCGGGCTACTCGCGGAACAGCCGGAACGAACCCTGA
- a CDS encoding permease, with protein MSESNAENRLLEYYRRYVGDPDRTIDVYAGFGLFFAGIGLGLVGVAIFFYSATLPSEALSTYAVREVAGVAAAVGLPALLLGVVVLLPVDRRMVYLAGVGTAITLVAVGLFTWAYPYYWNVPDTDYSAQVVAVYTLGLVAVIAATGSALVAHRVERATGVAAGGAAGAGSAAGGAGGEGSAGGADGAGADGESVTDAEVRADIERELEDAELTWGGVERSETRRLELDTSAVDDVDVDREKLAGSATETRTTSGTVNDAVSELKGLQGGETKTASGSGTDNQAAKLRELREQQRKEAEADDEEGSVVDRIKGLFG; from the coding sequence ATGAGCGAGTCGAACGCGGAGAACCGCCTGCTGGAGTACTACCGGCGCTACGTCGGCGACCCGGACCGGACGATCGACGTGTACGCCGGGTTCGGGCTCTTCTTCGCGGGGATCGGGCTCGGACTGGTCGGCGTCGCAATCTTCTTTTACAGCGCCACGCTCCCGTCCGAGGCGCTGTCGACGTACGCGGTCCGAGAGGTCGCCGGCGTCGCCGCCGCGGTCGGGCTGCCGGCCCTCCTCCTCGGCGTCGTCGTGCTGCTCCCCGTCGACCGTCGGATGGTGTACCTCGCCGGCGTCGGCACCGCGATCACCCTCGTCGCCGTCGGGCTGTTCACCTGGGCGTACCCGTACTACTGGAACGTTCCCGACACCGACTACAGCGCGCAGGTGGTCGCGGTGTACACCCTCGGGCTCGTCGCCGTCATCGCCGCGACCGGCAGCGCGCTGGTCGCTCACCGCGTCGAGCGCGCGACGGGCGTCGCCGCGGGCGGCGCGGCCGGAGCCGGATCCGCCGCGGGCGGCGCCGGAGGCGAGGGTTCGGCCGGCGGCGCGGATGGCGCGGGCGCCGACGGCGAGTCGGTCACCGACGCCGAGGTCCGGGCGGACATCGAGCGCGAGCTGGAGGACGCGGAGCTGACGTGGGGCGGGGTCGAGCGGAGCGAGACGCGCCGGCTGGAGCTCGACACGAGCGCGGTCGACGACGTCGACGTCGACCGCGAGAAGCTCGCCGGTTCCGCCACCGAGACCCGGACGACCTCCGGGACGGTCAACGACGCGGTCTCGGAGCTGAAGGGACTCCAGGGCGGCGAGACGAAGACCGCGAGCGGCTCGGGGACCGACAACCAGGCCGCGAAGCTCCGAGAGCTCCGAGAGCAGCAGCGGAAGGAGGCCGAGGCGGACGACGAGGAGGGGTCGGTGGTGGATCGGATCAAGGGCCTGTTCGGCTGA